In Nostoc piscinale CENA21, the genomic stretch AAAAATTTTACGAGGGAATGAATATTAGAGGAATTACAGGTTTAACGGCTGCGACTATTGCTACTTTAAAAAGACTAGGCGCAGTAGTTGTGTAGTTCAAATAACTAAAACTTACGCCAATAAAATACTTAATCAAGGTGATGCTTGTCAAAAGTCATTAGTAAAAAATCATTCATTTTTGAACTATTGACCATTGACAACCTCAACTCAAAATTTGGCGTTGCATAATGAGAATATGAATTAGGGTGAATCTTCATGGAATGTCCGCGTTGTAATTCCTCTCATATCCGTAAGAACGGTAGACAAAGAGGTAAACAAAACTACATTTGTGCAGATTGTGGTCGTCAATTTATTGAATATCACAATCAAAAGGGTTATGGTGACGAAATTAAACGAGAATGCTTAGAAATGTATGTTAATGGTTCTGGTTTCCGTGCCATAGAAAGAGTAAAAAAAAGTACATCATACAACAGTAATTTATTGGGTGAAACAAATGGGTGGTCAGTTACCAGAACATCCCGAAACAGCTGAAATACCTGAAATAACTGAAATTGATGAATTAGAAACTTTTGTCGGGTCAAAAAAAACAAAATTTGGGTATGGAGTGTAGTCAACCACAAGACTTCGGGGATTTTAGGATGGGTTTTAGGAGATAGAAGTTCAGAAACTTTTCAACAGTTGTGGCAGAGGATTAAAGCGTGGAACTCATATTTTTATGTAACGGATGGCTATCCGGTTTATCCATGTTTTATTAATCAAGAAGACCATCTTGTGTGTAAAACTTATATGACACGAGTAGAAGGTGAAAATAGCAGATTAAGACATTATTTAGCCCGATTACATAGAAAGACTTTTTGTTATTCTAAGTCAGTAGAAATGCTGGAACTCTCTATTAGATTGTTAGTTTATTATCTCCAGCATCGTTGTATTCCAATGCGGGAGCAAAGCCCCCGCGAGGATATAGCGATCGCATAATTCATCTTGTGATTCAGCAACGCCCAAAAAACCAACATCACGATTTTCCAGTTTTGACGGAAATCTAGCTTTTCTCTTTTACATTCAAGACAGTTTTTATAGCCCTGGTGAAAATGTCAATGATCAAATTAGCGTTTGCTATTACTTTGTCAGTATTTCCTGTAATTCTAAGTTTTGTAGAACCAGCCGCAGCACAAAGAAGACTCAGAGCTAATACATACTCTCAAACAGGACAAGACCAACAAAATGCGATCGCTCAGTTCAATTTAGTTGATACAGCCAGAGATGGTAGTGCAATAACTGATACAGTCAGTAACCTAAGATTAGGTCTTTTTTAAAGGAGCCATACAAGACTATGTAGAAGGGTTGGGAGAAATTTGTCTTGGTGTTACTCCGTTGGATTTTCAACCTAATTGCCCTCCTGGTTCTGGTTTTAACGATAGTGGTTTTCCTGTAGATGAATCTGGCTTTTTGATTTTTAATCCAGATATACCCTTTGTTCCAAATGCTGGGTTCATTCCATTTGATGCAGATTTACGGGCAGAATTTATTGAAAATGATTCAGTATTTGAATTTGAAGATGGAGGTATTAGAGACACTATTGCATATAGTATTATTCGTCCAGGAGAAACTGAATCATTGTTAAGTTACCGCTTGGACTTTGCCAGCTTAGGAATTGATCCGAATGAAGCGATCAACAACTTGTCTTATATATTGGAGCAAAATCTCTTAGGCAGAACCCGTCGTACCGAAATTTTTTTCTGATGGTACTATCAGCTTATTTGGTAACGACGTTCTCATCCAAAATCGTTTTGAGCGAGACATACCAAATGCTGTCCCTGAGCCTAGTGCCACTCTTGGGGCTTTAGCTGCTGTGAGTATAGGGTTGCTATTCAAGCTGAAAAAGAAACAAGTTTAAACTAAACCGCAGTCAACCAACGCTACCTGTCTAGGTTGTTGTATTAACAGCACAACTCACAATTCATTCTTATAAAGCTAAAGCTGCTCAAAGTCATGCACATATCTTCATTCAGAATCTGGGCTTCTACCGGAGGTTTTCTGTTATGTCTGTTAACAACTCAACCAACTACAGCACAGATTATTCCAGATACCTCTTTACCTCAAAACTCTATCGTTCCGCCTAATTGTCTCGATTGTGAAATTACAGGTGGTACTAGAGTAGGTAACAATCTTTTCCATAGCTTTGAGCAATTTTCTGTACCTACAGGTGGCGTTGCTTATTTCAATAACGCTGTGACTGTCGAGAACATCATTAGTCGTGTCACAGGTAACTCTATTTCTAACATTGATGGGTTAATTCGCACTAATCCAGCAGCTAACTTGTTTTTGCTTAACTCTAATGGAATTATTTTTGGCCCCAACGCTTCACTTGATGTTGGTGGCTCTTTTATTGCAACTACCGCTAGTAAATTGGCCTTTGCTGATGGCACTGTATTTAACACCACAACAAACGGAACTACACCTCTGCTAACTATCAGCCGACCAATAGGTCTAATATTTAATCAAACGCCCGGTAGAATTGTCAATCAAGCTGCTTCACTAGACTTAGATGACAACCCAATTGGGCTTCAGATACCAGCAGGAAGAACTTTAGCACTTGTGGGTGGTGAGGTAACCCTAGAAGGAGGCTTCTTAACCACACCGGGAGGGAGAATTGAGTTGGGTAGTGTTTCTGGTAATAGTGTAGTTAGTCTGACTCCCATAGAGAAAGGCTGGATGTTAGATTACGCAGGTGTGCAGAACTTTCAAGACATTACTTTAAATCAAGCAGCTTTTATTGGTTCTAGTGATTTAATGGGTGCTGACATCAAAATTCAGGGAAGGCTAGTTTCCATTACTGAAGGTAGTCAAGTTAGCTCCTTGGCTGGAACTGGTGGTCAAGCAGGGAATTTACAAGTAAATGCTTCCGAGCAAGTAGAACTAGTGGGGAATCCAGCAGACTTTTTTATCACTAGTCTAGCTAATGAAGTTGAGGGTGAAGCTACAGGCGAAGGTCGAAGTTTAGAAATTGCTACTAAACGCTTGATTATTCAAGGAGGAGCGCAAGTTTCAACAACTACGTATGGTACAGGTCGAGGAATAAATTTAAATGTAAGAGCCACAGAATCAGTAGAAATAACAGGTAACTCGCCAATTTTTAATGTTCCTAGCGGTCTTTTTGCTGTAGCTGATTTAGACGCTACTCAGAAAGGAGGTACATTAACAATTGAAACTGGAAGTTTGATTCTTAAGGATGGAGCGCAAGTTTCAACTTCAACTTTTGGTGCAGGTGATGCGGGAGATTTAAGAGTAACAGCATCTGACTTAGTGACAGTTGAAGGTAGGACTCCTGATAATTTGCAAGCTAGTGGCTTATTTGCTCAAGTTGAACAAGGAGCCACAGGTGATGGTGGAAATTTGATAATTGAGACGCAGAAGTTAAATGTTTTAGGAGGAGCGCAGATATCCACTTCGGCTCGCAGTGGTGGTAGCGGTGGAAATTTAACTATTGATGCTGGCGATTTTGTCCTTTTGAGTGGGTTTGCATCGACAGCAGACGATTTGAGTAGAAGCAACATTCTGGTTTCCGCAGAACGGGGAGCCACTGAGAATGGCGGCAATTTAAATATTACTACTGGGCGGCTCACTGTCGAGAAGGGAGCAAGAATTTCAGCAGATAACTTTGGGACTGGTCAAGGGGGAACTGCAACTTTAAATGTTAGACAGTTAGTAGTTCAAGATGGCGGCGCAATTAGAGCAGGTTCTTTTGGTGAAGGCCCTGGTGGAACTTTAACTGTAAATGCTAAAGATTTTGTTCAGGTTACTGGTACAGAAATGATCGGTTCTACTGTTGTACCTAGTACCTTGTTTACTCAAGCAGAAGCATCAGGAAAGGCAGGTAACTTAAACATTACAACTCCTAGACTCTATGTTGGAGATGGAGGACGCGTGACAGTTAATGGTGTAGGTTCTGGTGCTGCTGGTAACTTAACTATTACAACTAATGACCTGCGCCTGAATAGAGGTAATTTAACTGCTGAAACTAACGCCAAAGAGGGGGCTAATATCACTTTGCAGGGCTTAAAACTTTTGTTTTTACAAAATCAAAGCCTGATTTCTGCTCAAGCTTTCAACAATGCTAATGGTGGAAATATCAATATCGATGCCTCTAATGGTTTTGTAGTTGCAGTTCCCAAACAAAATAATGACATTATTGCTACTGCCTTTATAGGTCGAGGTGGCAATATTAACATTACAGCCAATAATATCTTTGGGTTTGAAGTAGGTAGATCCAAACCAGGCGAAACAGCAAATAATATTGATGCTAGTTCAGAATTTGGTTTTGCTGGAAATGTAACTATTAATACGCCAGATATAGACCCCAGCCGTGGGTTAGTTAATTTACCTACAAGTGTGATAGATGCTTCACAGGCGATCGCTTCTGGTTGTGCTGCTAATCCTAAGGAGGGTAGCGAGCTTGTTGTTACAGGGCGTGGTGGTTTACCTCCTAGCCCTAATGCAGAACTCAGTAGCGATGTAGTATGGTCAGATACTCGGCTAACTAAAATTAGCAGCGTGACGAATCAAAGAGCAGCGATCGCTATTTCTAATGTTCAGCCCAACACTAACAATGTATTAGCCAATTTACCTGCTAATGGTTGGGTGTTTAATAACAAAGGTGAGGTAACACTATTGGCAAATGCTCCTAGTAATACACCTCAGTATATAGGATTGATTTCTAATAGCTGTTCAAAATCCTGATTGCCAAAGCTTACAAATCTAGGTTAATTCTTTTCTACAACTAACAACGACATCATCTTAGCCCGAACTGACGTTAATTTATCGTAGACGTGCAAGCGGTGTTAGCGTAGCGGTAGCGACGTAGGAGCGTCAGCAGTGCATTGGGCGGCTTTGCCTACTCCCTCACTGACGTGCCAAGAACACCAAGAAATCGTAGAGTCTGTGTAAGTCCTAATTTTGTTTTCGCGCCAGAGTTGGCGAGTAACTAAATATGTTGCAAGGTATTCTCTGAGGCTGACTTAACGATTTGGCTGAGTTCTTGAAGTTTGGCGGCGACTGTACCGTTAGTTAATAGTTCTTCTGTTTTGGCTATACCTGATCGCATATCTGAACAAATACCACTCCGCCAGAGATAAAATCCCCCATTCCATAAGGCTGTTTGCGTTAATTCCCCTGGTTTTCCGAGTAGAACATCTTGAATTTGCGTAATTAGTTCTTCAGTAGTTCCTAAAGGGACATTTTTGGTGGTAAACCCGTAATCGTGAGGTGAAAGAAATAATCTTTCTAAATCTGGGGATGCTGATAAAGCGATAATTGCAGTGCGATCGCGCGGTAAATCACAACTACCTTCTAACCCTTTAATTAAGGTATAGTTTTTCTCTTTCCTTAGCTCTAAAGCTGCTTGAAACATTCCTTCTGTCGGTGGGTGGACAAACCCAGCAATTAAATGAGCATCCCCAGCATAAGGACACCAAATTAATTCCATTGTGGCAAAGGGTGGACGTTTACCGAGTTGGTCGCGGTATTCCCAAATGCTTTTAGTTAAGGGAAAATGATGACGGGTGTAGATAAAGCCAATTTTGGTTTGTTCAAAGACTGCCTGGGTTTGAGGCAAAGATAAAGCAGTCCAATCAACACCTAAACCTTGCCACACTTCTATTAAAGGTAAACCATATTTGGTAGGAAAGCGATCGCCACCGTGCATTACCACAGGCTGTCCAGCCGCCGCGAGAATTAAAGCTGTGACGGGACTAATAGGTGCAGTCCTCGTTCTGCCATCATAAGGTATTCCCAACACCATTACAGGAGATGTAGCGTTGATCGGTTGGAGTTTTGGCCCTAGTTCATCATAAGCATCTAACATTCCTGCCAACTCTTCGCCCGTTGGTCGTTTGATGCGGTGGGCAATTAAGAATGCGCCGATTTGGGCTGGTGTTGCTTCTCCCAGCAAAATCATTTTAGTAGCGATCGCAGCTTCCGCACGAGTTAAATTTTCGCCTGTGTGATTACCACTGCCTACCTTTTTTAGTAGTTCCCTGAAGATATTGCTCATATTTGGTCACGGGTCATTTGTCAATGGTACAAACTATTGACCATTGACTATGGACTGTTGACTAATCATACTTCAGGAAGCCGATCGCTGTTCTTTTGATTGCGGCGGAATATTTTCTAACACCAGTTCCCAAAAATGTTTAATCGGGGGAATTTGCAGGCGGTCTTGGGTTGTGACCATAACAACACGACGAGTCAAGCCAGAATTATCTAAGGGATTATTCGCTAAAGGACGCACAGCTAAAGTTGAGTCGTGACGCGACTCGACTAATGCGGAAGTCGGGAGTAAGGCAATTAATTCACCTTGACGCACTACACCACGAAACGCATCTAGGGTATTTACTTCTAAAGCTGCATGGAGTGTGGCTTCTAAACGCTCAAATTTATCTTGGACTAACCGCTGCATTCCATAGCCATCTTTAAATACCACTTGGGGATAACGCACCAATCTGACCAAGGGATGCGTTCATATTGGGCAAGAGGATGGTTGGCGGCGGTGAGGACTTCGATTGGTTCATCGTATAAAACCTCCACCACCATTTCTCTGCCAGTGGTTAAAAAGCGATTATTCATCACGATCGCTAAATCTACTAAACCATCTTTGAGAACCTTCAGGGCGCGATCGCTCCCCAAAGATGTTACCCGCAACTGGACTTCAGGATAATCTCG encodes the following:
- a CDS encoding transposase-like zinc-binding domain-containing protein → MECPRCNSSHIRKNGRQRGKQNYICADCGRQFIEYHNQKGYGDEIKRECLEMYVNGSGFRAIERVKKSTSYNSNLLGETNGWSVTRTSRNS
- a CDS encoding PEP-CTERM sorting domain-containing protein — protein: MPNAVPEPSATLGALAAVSIGLLFKLKKKQV
- a CDS encoding filamentous hemagglutinin N-terminal domain-containing protein; this translates as MHISSFRIWASTGGFLLCLLTTQPTTAQIIPDTSLPQNSIVPPNCLDCEITGGTRVGNNLFHSFEQFSVPTGGVAYFNNAVTVENIISRVTGNSISNIDGLIRTNPAANLFLLNSNGIIFGPNASLDVGGSFIATTASKLAFADGTVFNTTTNGTTPLLTISRPIGLIFNQTPGRIVNQAASLDLDDNPIGLQIPAGRTLALVGGEVTLEGGFLTTPGGRIELGSVSGNSVVSLTPIEKGWMLDYAGVQNFQDITLNQAAFIGSSDLMGADIKIQGRLVSITEGSQVSSLAGTGGQAGNLQVNASEQVELVGNPADFFITSLANEVEGEATGEGRSLEIATKRLIIQGGAQVSTTTYGTGRGINLNVRATESVEITGNSPIFNVPSGLFAVADLDATQKGGTLTIETGSLILKDGAQVSTSTFGAGDAGDLRVTASDLVTVEGRTPDNLQASGLFAQVEQGATGDGGNLIIETQKLNVLGGAQISTSARSGGSGGNLTIDAGDFVLLSGFASTADDLSRSNILVSAERGATENGGNLNITTGRLTVEKGARISADNFGTGQGGTATLNVRQLVVQDGGAIRAGSFGEGPGGTLTVNAKDFVQVTGTEMIGSTVVPSTLFTQAEASGKAGNLNITTPRLYVGDGGRVTVNGVGSGAAGNLTITTNDLRLNRGNLTAETNAKEGANITLQGLKLLFLQNQSLISAQAFNNANGGNINIDASNGFVVAVPKQNNDIIATAFIGRGGNINITANNIFGFEVGRSKPGETANNIDASSEFGFAGNVTINTPDIDPSRGLVNLPTSVIDASQAIASGCAANPKEGSELVVTGRGGLPPSPNAELSSDVVWSDTRLTKISSVTNQRAAIAISNVQPNTNNVLANLPANGWVFNNKGEVTLLANAPSNTPQYIGLISNSCSKS
- a CDS encoding IS1 family transposase is translated as MRNFCRVKKNKIWVWSVVNHKTSGILGWVLGDRSSETFQQLWQRIKAWNSYFYVTDGYPVYPCFINQEDHLVCKTYMTRVEGENSRLRHYLARLHRKTFCYSKSVEMLELSIRLLVYYLQHRCIPMREQSPREDIAIA
- a CDS encoding anthranilate phosphoribosyltransferase family protein, encoding MSNIFRELLKKVGSGNHTGENLTRAEAAIATKMILLGEATPAQIGAFLIAHRIKRPTGEELAGMLDAYDELGPKLQPINATSPVMVLGIPYDGRTRTAPISPVTALILAAAGQPVVMHGGDRFPTKYGLPLIEVWQGLGVDWTALSLPQTQAVFEQTKIGFIYTRHHFPLTKSIWEYRDQLGKRPPFATMELIWCPYAGDAHLIAGFVHPPTEGMFQAALELRKEKNYTLIKGLEGSCDLPRDRTAIIALSASPDLERLFLSPHDYGFTTKNVPLGTTEELITQIQDVLLGKPGELTQTALWNGGFYLWRSGICSDMRSGIAKTEELLTNGTVAAKLQELSQIVKSASENTLQHI